The DNA segment GTTGCACAGCAGCCCGGCTTTCAAACATTCGAGCAGAGCCGGTTTTTGTTGGGCATCGACCGGTTGGCCGGCCGCGTGAAATTCGCCGTCCGGCGTGTAGCCGCTGCCGCTGACGGCGAACTGTTCGCCGCCGGCATAGACGAATTGCACTGTCATCTGGTTTTGGGTCAGCGTGCCGGTTTTGTCCGAACAAATCACCGTGGTGCTGCCCAAGGTTTCCACTGCGGGCAGTTTGCGGATGATCGCGTTACGCTTGGCCATGCGCGAGACGCCAATCGCCAGTGTGATGGTCAGCGCCGCCGGCAAGCCTTCCGGAATCGCGCCGACCGCCAATGCCACGGCGGCCATGAACATATCCAGTGCGCTTTCGCCGCGCCAGACGCCGACGGCAAATGTCAGCGCCGCGCACGCGACGATGGCCCACAGCAGCAATTGGCTGAATTGGCTCATTTTCCGGGTCAATGGCGTTTCCAGCGGTTCGGCCGCCGCGATCAAACGGTTGATGCGGCCGATTTCGGTGTCGTCGCCGGTGCCGACTACTACTGCCAAGGCACTGCCGTAACTGACCAGCGTCGACGAATAAGCCATATTGGTACGGTCGGCCAGTAAGGTCGCGGCGGGTAAGGTCTGGGCCTGTTTTTGGGCGGGGACGGACTCGCCGGTCAAAGCCGCTTCGTCTATTTTCAGTTCACGGGTTTGCAGCAGTCGTAAATCGGCCGGTACTTTGTCGCCGGATTGCAGATAGACCAAATCGCCGGGCACCAAGTCGGCGGCCGCTATTGTCCGACGTTGGCCGTCGCGCAGTACATTGGCGCTGACGTTCAGGGTTTGGGCGAGGGCATTGATCGCTTTCAGCGCGTTGGCTTCCTGGATGAAGCCGATGATGGCGTTGACCAGCACTACGCCGAATATGACGCTGCTGTCGGCCCATTCTTCCAGGAAGGCGGTGGTGGCGGCTGAAAACAGCAGGATGTAAATCAGCGGTTGGTGGAATTGGCTGAGCAGTAAGCGCAACGGGCCTTTGCCGCGCGGCGGCGTCAGGCGGTTGGGGCTGGCTTCTTCCAGTCTGGACTGGGCGGTTTGGCTGGACAGGCCGGCGCCGAGTTGCACGTCCAGTTGCGACAGTAACTGCTCCGGCGCCAGGTTATGCCAAAGGGGTTGCGGATTTTGCTTCATGGTCTCAGAAAAACGGTTGTGGCAGAGGGGTTGTGCGCGGTTTTTCGGCGCCGATTCGGGCCGGCATGCGCTTCGGATTGACAATCGTCATCTTCTGCTTGTTCCTTGTTGGTTATGGGGTTATAGTCCGTAACCGAGGCCTGTGGCCTTATTCTAAATTAAAATAAAAACAAATAGTTGGAGGTAGTTATGGGCGGAGTTATCGAACTGGTGGTTTTGATGCTGATTATTGCCATCTTCGCGTTCGCACCGTTAGGGTATTTCATTTATATGTACACGATGAAAAACGGCGAGCCGTTCGGCGACATTGAGCCGCACGGCGACAGCGAATCGCCGGTGTTGAACGCGGTGGCCAAAGCGATTGACGCGGTCAAAGGCAAACTTGGCAAAAGCTGAGCCGCCAAAGTGATCGGTAAAAGCCGGGGTTATCCCGGCTTTTTTATGCGTGTCCGCCGGCCGTATCGCCGCAGGTTGGGCAACTCGGGTTTTTCTTTAACCGCATGGTGCGCCATTCCATACTTAGGCCGTCCAGCATCAATAAGCGTCCGGTCAACGGATCGCCGATTCCGGTCAGCAATTTTATCGTCTCTAGCGCCTGCATGCTGCCAACGATGCCGGTGATCGGGGCGACCACGCCGTTCCTGGCGCAATTTTGCAACTCTTCGCCGTCGCTTTGGTACAGGCAGTTGTAGCACGGGCTTTGGTTACGGCCGGGTGTGAACACGCTGATTTGGCCCTCGAAACGGATCGCGGCGCCGGATACCAACGGGGTCCGTTGTTCTACGCAGGCTTGGTTGATGGCGAAACGGGTGGCGAAATTGTCGCTGCAATCCAGCACCACGTCGGCTAATTCGACTTCGTGCCGCAATTTGGCGCCGGCTAGCCTTTGCTTGTGCGCCATCACAGCCACCTCCGGATTAATTTTTTCCAGCGTCTGCCGGGTTGAAATTACTTTATCCAACCCTATATCGGCTGTGTCGTGGGCTATTTGCCGCTGCAAATTACTCAGGTCCACTTGATCGTCGTCGTACAAGGTAATACTGCCGACACCGGCAGCGGCGAGATACATCGAGGCCGGCGAACCCAGGCCGCCGGCACCGACGATCAGGATTTTGGCGTCCAGCAGTTTTTGCTGACCGGTGATGTCGATTTGCGGCAGCATGATCTGCCGGCTGTAGCGGAGCAGTTGTTCGTCGTTCATAACGCGGATAGTGGTGGCTGGGCCGCAGATGATGCCAAAGAGCTTGACAGAGTGCAAAACCCGGATATTATTAGCACTCGTTATTGGAGAGTGCTAATAAATTGCAAGTTGTTTAAAAAACGCGTTGTCCGCTCTGGAGCGGCCGGCTTTTTAAAAAGCTTATCAGTTTTAACCTTTAACTTTATTAATCGAGGAGACATTGATGAAAATTCGTCCGTTACATGACCGTGTAGTCGTAAAACGTGTTGAGGAAGAGACCAAAACCGCTGGCGGTATCGTGCTGCCGGGTTCTGCCGCCGAAAAACCGAGCGAAGGTGAAGTGCTGGCTGTTGGCTCAGGTAAACCGTTAGACAACGGCCAGGTACGTCCTATGGCAGTCAAAGTCGGTGACAAAGTATTGTTCGGTAAATATTCCGGCACCGAAGTTAAAGTCGATGGCGAGCAATATATCGTCATGCGCGAAGAAGACATCATGGGCATCTTGGGCTAAGCCCTATTCACCTCATTTATCTTTTTCAATCTCTTTAAATATTTAGGAATTAAAAAATGGCAGCAAAAGACGTGAAATTCGGTGGCGACGCCCGTGCTTTGATGGTAGCCGGTGTCAACATTCTGGCGAACGCGGTTAAGGTAACCCTGGGCCCTAAAGGCCGTAACGCCGTGCTGGACAAAAGTTTCGGCGCACCGACCATCACCAAAGACGGTGTGTCTGTTGCGAAAGAAATCGAATTGAAAGACAAATTCGAAAACATGGGCGCGCAAATGGTTAAAGAAGTGGCGTCCAAAACTTCAGACGTGGCCGGTGACGGTACCACCACTGCAACCGTGCTGGCGCAAGCCATCGTCAACGAAGGCCTGAAATCAGTCGCAGCGGGCATGAACCCGATGGACCTGAAACGCGGTATCGATCTGGCGGTAACTAAAGCGGTTGCAGCCATCGAAGAGGCCTCTATTCCGTGCAGCGACAGCAAAGCCATCGCTCAAGTTGGTACTATTTCAGCTAACTCCGATGCATCTGTCGGCGACATCATCGCCGAAGCGATGGAAAAAGTCGGTAAAGAAGGCGTCATCACCGTTGAAGAAGGCACCGGTCTGGATAATGATTTGGACGTCGTCGAAGGTATGCAATTCGACCGCGGCTATTTGTCACCATACTTCATCAACAAACAAGAAAGCATGAGCGTCGAATTGGACGATCCTTTCGTGTTGCTGTACGACAAAAAAATCTCCAACATCCGCGAAATGTTGCCGATTCTGGAAGGCGTGGCCAAATCCGGTCGCTCATTGTTGATCATCGCTGAAGACGTCGAAGGCGAAGCTTTGGCTACTCTGGTGGTCAACAACATGCGCGGTATCGTTAAAGTGGCTGCGGTTAAAGCCCCAGGCTTCGGCGATCGTCGTAAAGCCATGCTGGAAGACATTGCTGTGCTGACCGGCGGTGTGGTGATTTCTGAAGAAGTCGGTTTGTCTCTGGAAAAAGCCGACATCAGCCAATTGGGTACTGCAAAACGCGTCCAAATCAACAAAGAAAACACCACCATCATCGATGGCGCTGGTAACGAAGACCAAATCAAAGGCCGTGTTGCGCAAATCCGCGCTCAAGCCGACGAAGCGACTTCCGATTACGACCGTGAAAAACTGCAAGAACGTCTGGCCAAACTGGCTGGCGGTGTTGCGGTCATCAAAGTCGGCGCCG comes from the Methylomonas sp. EFPC3 genome and includes:
- a CDS encoding molybdopterin-synthase adenylyltransferase MoeB, whose product is MNDEQLLRYSRQIMLPQIDITGQQKLLDAKILIVGAGGLGSPASMYLAAAGVGSITLYDDDQVDLSNLQRQIAHDTADIGLDKVISTRQTLEKINPEVAVMAHKQRLAGAKLRHEVELADVVLDCSDNFATRFAINQACVEQRTPLVSGAAIRFEGQISVFTPGRNQSPCYNCLYQSDGEELQNCARNGVVAPITGIVGSMQALETIKLLTGIGDPLTGRLLMLDGLSMEWRTMRLKKNPSCPTCGDTAGGHA
- the groES gene encoding co-chaperone GroES — translated: MKIRPLHDRVVVKRVEEETKTAGGIVLPGSAAEKPSEGEVLAVGSGKPLDNGQVRPMAVKVGDKVLFGKYSGTEVKVDGEQYIVMREEDIMGILG
- the groL gene encoding chaperonin GroEL (60 kDa chaperone family; promotes refolding of misfolded polypeptides especially under stressful conditions; forms two stacked rings of heptamers to form a barrel-shaped 14mer; ends can be capped by GroES; misfolded proteins enter the barrel where they are refolded when GroES binds) — protein: MAAKDVKFGGDARALMVAGVNILANAVKVTLGPKGRNAVLDKSFGAPTITKDGVSVAKEIELKDKFENMGAQMVKEVASKTSDVAGDGTTTATVLAQAIVNEGLKSVAAGMNPMDLKRGIDLAVTKAVAAIEEASIPCSDSKAIAQVGTISANSDASVGDIIAEAMEKVGKEGVITVEEGTGLDNDLDVVEGMQFDRGYLSPYFINKQESMSVELDDPFVLLYDKKISNIREMLPILEGVAKSGRSLLIIAEDVEGEALATLVVNNMRGIVKVAAVKAPGFGDRRKAMLEDIAVLTGGVVISEEVGLSLEKADISQLGTAKRVQINKENTTIIDGAGNEDQIKGRVAQIRAQADEATSDYDREKLQERLAKLAGGVAVIKVGAATEVEMKEKKARVEDALHSTRAAVEEGVVAGGGTALIRALSALEGLKGINHDQDVGISILRRAMEEPLRQIVSNAGDEASVVLNEVKKGSGNFGYNAATGEYGDMIAMGILDPAKVTRSALQNAASVAGLMITTEVMIADAPSDNKGPAMPDMGGMGGMGGMM